In one Aythya fuligula isolate bAytFul2 chromosome 12, bAytFul2.pri, whole genome shotgun sequence genomic region, the following are encoded:
- the BCO1 gene encoding beta,beta-carotene 15,15'-dioxygenase isoform X2, giving the protein METIFSKNKEEHPEPIKAEVQGQLPTWLQGILLRNGPGMHTIGDTKYNHWFDGLALLHSFTFKNGEVYYRSKYLRSDSYNCNIEANRIVVSEFGTMAYPDPCKNIFAKAFSYLSHTIPEFTDNCLINIMKSGDDYYATSETNFIRKINPQTLETLEKVDYNKYIAVNVATSHPHYDSAGNILNMGTSIVDKGKTKYLLFKIPSSVPETEKNKSCFKHMEVVCSIPSRSLLHPSYYHSFGITENYIVFIEQPLKLDIVKMATAYIRGVNWASCLAFHKDDKTWFHFVDRKTKKDVSTKFYTDALVLYHHVNAYEEDGHIIFDIIAYTDNSLYDMFYLKKLSKDFEENNKLTSIPTCKRFVVPLQYDKDAEVGSNLVTLPTSATAVKEKDGSIYCQPEILCEGIELPHINYGYNGKKYTYVYATEVQWSPVPTKIAKLNVQTKEMLHWRADHCWPSEPIFIPSPDAREEDDGKIVTTF; this is encoded by the exons ATGGAAACGATAtttagtaaaaacaaagaagaacaTCCAGAGCCCATAAAAGCCGAGGTGCAAG GTCAGTTGCCCACTTGGTTGCAAGGGATACTTCTCCGAAATGGCCCAGGGATGCACACAATAGGGGACACTAAATATAACCACTGGTTTGATGGCTTGGCTCTGCTGCATagctttacatttaaaaatg GTGAAGTCTACTACAGAAGTAAGTATCTCCGAAGTGACTCATACAACTGCAATATAGAAGCAAACCGAATCGTGGTGTCTGAATTTGGAACTATGGCTTATCCAGATCCATGCAAAAACATATTTGCCAA ggcaTTCTCATACTTGTCTCACACCATTCCTGAGTTCACAGACAACTGCCTGATCAACATTATGAAATCTGGGGATGATTATTATGCTACCAGTGAGACTAACTTCATCAGAAAAATTAATCCACAGACTCTGGAGACTCTAGAGAAG GTTGACTACAACAAATATATAGCTGTAAATGTGGCAACTTCTCATCCACACTACGACAGTGCTGGAAATATTCTCAACATGGGTACTTCAATTGTTgacaaagggaaaacaaaataccttttatttaaGATTCCTTCCTCTGTGCCAG aaacagaaaagaataaatcttgttttaaacACATGGAAGTGGTATGCTCCATCCCTTCTCGCTCGCTGCTCCACCCAAGCTACTACCATAGCTTTGGAATCACAGAAAACTATATTGTGTTCATAGAGCAGCCATTGAAACTGGATATTGTCAAAATGGCAACTGCTTACATCCGAGGTGTGAACTGGGCTTCCTGCCTTGCCTTCCATAAGGATGATAAG ACATGGTTTCACTTCGTAGACAGGAAGACTAAAAAAGATGTATCCACCAAGTTTTATACGGATGCTCTGGTGCTTTATCACCATGTAAATGCTTATGAAGAGGATGGCCACATTATTTTTGATATTATTGCCTACACAGACAATAGCTTATATGATatgttttacttaaaaaaacTGAGTAAAGACTTTGAAGAGAACAACAAGCTTACCTCCATCCCAACCTGCAAGCGATTTGTTGTTCCTCTGCAGTATGACAAG GATGCAGAAGTAGGTTCTAATTTAGTCACACTTCCAACTTCCGCAACTGctgtaaaagagaaagatgGCAGCATCTATTGCCAACCTGAAATATTATGTGAAG GGATAGAACTGCCTCACATCAACTATGGATATAATGGCAAAAAATACACGTACGTCTATGCAACGGAAGTCCAGTGGAGTCCAGTTCCTACAAAG ATTGCAAAACTGAATGTCcaaacaaaggaaatgctgcACTGGAGAGCTGACCACTGCTGGCCATCTGAGCCCATTTTTATTCCCAGCCCCGATGCAAGAGAAGAGGATGATGGTAAAATTGTAACAACATTCTGA
- the BCO1 gene encoding beta,beta-carotene 15,15'-dioxygenase isoform X1 gives METIFSKNKEEHPEPIKAEVQGQLPTWLQGILLRNGPGMHTIGDTKYNHWFDGLALLHSFTFKNGEVYYRSKYLRSDSYNCNIEANRIVVSEFGTMAYPDPCKNIFAKAFSYLSHTIPEFTDNCLINIMKSGDDYYATSETNFIRKINPQTLETLEKVDYNKYIAVNVATSHPHYDSAGNILNMGTSIVDKGKTKYLLFKIPSSVPETEKNKSCFKHMEVVCSIPSRSLLHPSYYHSFGITENYIVFIEQPLKLDIVKMATAYIRGVNWASCLAFHKDDKTWFHFVDRKTKKDVSTKFYTDALVLYHHVNAYEEDGHIIFDIIAYTDNSLYDMFYLKKLSKDFEENNKLTSIPTCKRFVVPLQYDKDAEVGSNLVTLPTSATAVKEKDGSIYCQPEILCEGIELPHINYGYNGKKYTYVYATEVQWSPVPTKIAKLNVQTKEMLHWRADHCWPSEPIFIPSPDAREEDDGVVLTCVVTSDPKEAPFLLILDAKTFTELGRARVNVEMHLDLHGMFIPEKALKTETE, from the exons ATGGAAACGATAtttagtaaaaacaaagaagaacaTCCAGAGCCCATAAAAGCCGAGGTGCAAG GTCAGTTGCCCACTTGGTTGCAAGGGATACTTCTCCGAAATGGCCCAGGGATGCACACAATAGGGGACACTAAATATAACCACTGGTTTGATGGCTTGGCTCTGCTGCATagctttacatttaaaaatg GTGAAGTCTACTACAGAAGTAAGTATCTCCGAAGTGACTCATACAACTGCAATATAGAAGCAAACCGAATCGTGGTGTCTGAATTTGGAACTATGGCTTATCCAGATCCATGCAAAAACATATTTGCCAA ggcaTTCTCATACTTGTCTCACACCATTCCTGAGTTCACAGACAACTGCCTGATCAACATTATGAAATCTGGGGATGATTATTATGCTACCAGTGAGACTAACTTCATCAGAAAAATTAATCCACAGACTCTGGAGACTCTAGAGAAG GTTGACTACAACAAATATATAGCTGTAAATGTGGCAACTTCTCATCCACACTACGACAGTGCTGGAAATATTCTCAACATGGGTACTTCAATTGTTgacaaagggaaaacaaaataccttttatttaaGATTCCTTCCTCTGTGCCAG aaacagaaaagaataaatcttgttttaaacACATGGAAGTGGTATGCTCCATCCCTTCTCGCTCGCTGCTCCACCCAAGCTACTACCATAGCTTTGGAATCACAGAAAACTATATTGTGTTCATAGAGCAGCCATTGAAACTGGATATTGTCAAAATGGCAACTGCTTACATCCGAGGTGTGAACTGGGCTTCCTGCCTTGCCTTCCATAAGGATGATAAG ACATGGTTTCACTTCGTAGACAGGAAGACTAAAAAAGATGTATCCACCAAGTTTTATACGGATGCTCTGGTGCTTTATCACCATGTAAATGCTTATGAAGAGGATGGCCACATTATTTTTGATATTATTGCCTACACAGACAATAGCTTATATGATatgttttacttaaaaaaacTGAGTAAAGACTTTGAAGAGAACAACAAGCTTACCTCCATCCCAACCTGCAAGCGATTTGTTGTTCCTCTGCAGTATGACAAG GATGCAGAAGTAGGTTCTAATTTAGTCACACTTCCAACTTCCGCAACTGctgtaaaagagaaagatgGCAGCATCTATTGCCAACCTGAAATATTATGTGAAG GGATAGAACTGCCTCACATCAACTATGGATATAATGGCAAAAAATACACGTACGTCTATGCAACGGAAGTCCAGTGGAGTCCAGTTCCTACAAAG ATTGCAAAACTGAATGTCcaaacaaaggaaatgctgcACTGGAGAGCTGACCACTGCTGGCCATCTGAGCCCATTTTTATTCCCAGCCCCGATGCAAGAGAAGAGGATGATG GTGTTGTTTTGACCTGTGTTGTGACATCTGATCCAAAGGAGGCACCCTTCCTACTCATCTTGGATGCTAAAACATTCACAGAACTGGGCCGAGCCAGAGTAAACGTGGAAATGCATCTGGACCTGCATGGAATGTTTATACCAGAGAAAGCTTTGAAGACTGAGACTGAGTAA